Proteins co-encoded in one Acidobacteriota bacterium genomic window:
- a CDS encoding MFS transporter, which yields MTMNDNAPLTPVSRRSPGMVALVMLTFFVISLVTNVIGAINADVGQSFGLSLTLVGLLAFAFFIAYGVMSIPAGLLVERYREKPVMVTAFGLALAGALLISLYPSYPVFLASLFLIGTGFAALQVVINPLLRVSGGEEHYAFNSVLAQLIFGGASFLSPFIYSYFVQNIGRPGAGDKPLVGLMTKLVRPGLSWVSVYWVFAVILLVMIAILAAARFPVVVRKEDERAGAWATHKALFRNRTVLLFFLGIFAYVGTEQGVSFWISKFLKTYHGYDQQTVGAHRVALFWLLMTLGGVLGLVLLKFFDSRKVLLGFTAAALVFLSLALFGPGPVALVMFPLMGFAASVMWPIIFSLALNSVASHHGSFSGILCTGIIGGAIMPLVIGRLGDAFGLRQGLFVLYLTLGYILSIGIWARPLIVNETISLRKKRQEGA from the coding sequence ATGACCATGAACGACAACGCGCCTCTGACCCCCGTCTCCCGGCGATCACCCGGCATGGTCGCCCTGGTGATGCTGACCTTCTTCGTCATCTCTCTCGTCACCAACGTCATCGGGGCCATCAACGCCGACGTCGGCCAGAGCTTCGGCCTCAGCCTGACCCTCGTCGGGCTCCTGGCTTTCGCCTTTTTCATCGCCTACGGCGTCATGTCCATCCCGGCCGGGCTGCTGGTCGAGCGCTACCGGGAGAAGCCGGTCATGGTCACGGCCTTCGGCCTGGCCCTGGCCGGGGCCCTGCTCATCTCGCTCTATCCGAGCTATCCCGTGTTCCTGGCCTCCCTCTTCCTCATCGGGACCGGCTTCGCCGCCCTCCAGGTGGTCATCAATCCCCTCCTCCGGGTTTCCGGCGGAGAGGAGCATTACGCCTTCAATTCCGTCCTGGCCCAGCTCATCTTCGGCGGGGCCTCGTTCCTGAGCCCGTTCATCTATTCATATTTCGTCCAGAACATCGGCCGGCCGGGGGCCGGGGACAAGCCGCTGGTCGGGCTGATGACGAAGCTCGTCCGGCCCGGCCTGTCGTGGGTCTCGGTCTACTGGGTCTTCGCCGTCATCCTCCTGGTCATGATCGCGATCCTGGCGGCGGCGCGCTTCCCGGTCGTCGTGCGCAAGGAGGACGAGCGGGCCGGGGCCTGGGCCACGCACAAGGCCCTGTTCAGGAACCGGACGGTCCTCCTGTTCTTCCTCGGCATCTTCGCCTACGTCGGCACCGAGCAGGGAGTGTCCTTCTGGATCTCCAAGTTCCTCAAGACCTATCACGGCTACGACCAGCAGACGGTCGGCGCTCACCGCGTGGCCCTGTTCTGGCTGCTGATGACCCTGGGCGGCGTCCTCGGCCTCGTCCTGCTGAAGTTCTTCGACAGCCGCAAGGTCCTGCTGGGCTTCACGGCCGCGGCGCTGGTCTTCCTGAGCCTGGCCCTGTTCGGCCCCGGGCCGGTGGCCCTGGTCATGTTCCCGCTCATGGGCTTCGCCGCTTCGGTCATGTGGCCGATCATCTTCTCGCTGGCCCTCAACTCGGTCGCCAGCCACCACGGCTCCTTCTCCGGCATCCTCTGCACCGGCATCATCGGCGGGGCAATCATGCCCCTGGTCATCGGCCGCCTCGGGGACGCCTTCGGCCTGCGCCAGGGCCTGTTCGTCCTCTACCTGACCCTCGGCTACATCCTCTCGATCGGGATCTGGGCCCGGCCCCTCATCGTCAACGAGACGATCTCGCTGCGGAAGAAGAGGCAGGAGGGGGCGTGA
- a CDS encoding M48 family metallopeptidase encodes MARDRCRDAVAAAEKLDRRAARAFLAGRLGALAREYGDRPGRLSVRRQGTLWGSASRAGRIQLNMLLAVVPPDLADYVIVHELVHTRVSGHGRAFWAELERRLPDARRRHARLREYSLALF; translated from the coding sequence CTGGCCCGGGACCGCTGCCGCGACGCGGTCGCCGCGGCTGAAAAGCTCGACCGGCGCGCCGCCCGCGCCTTCCTGGCCGGACGCCTGGGCGCCCTGGCCCGGGAGTACGGGGACCGACCCGGCCGCCTGAGCGTCCGTCGCCAGGGCACTCTCTGGGGCAGCGCCTCGCGCGCCGGCCGGATCCAGCTCAACATGCTCCTGGCCGTCGTGCCGCCGGACCTGGCCGACTACGTCATCGTCCACGAGCTTGTCCACACGCGGGTCTCCGGCCACGGCCGGGCCTTTTGGGCCGAGCTCGAGCGCCGCCTGCCCGACGCCCGGCGCCGCCATGCCCGCCTGCGCGAATATTCCCTGGCCCTGTTCTAG
- a CDS encoding DPP IV N-terminal domain-containing protein: MSFQNASRRAAVVAAAAIVLFASIASHPGRAAAPEGKKANYELAARWTPAKVGKLVFDTAVTPHWLETGDRFWYSYETAQGRRWMIVDPAARTKKPLFDNARMAAGLTRILLSPYDAQHLPIKTIKFIRKDTAIQFEVEVPKDNDILVNGKIVKASEIAKEEEKAQDQDKQKDKEKEQDTRKNKEAEKAKEPEKKTKVLAFTCELATGKLALVEDYKAPVKRPRWASVSPDEKTVVFARGENLFMMDAESFRLARKKADDKDVKEVQLTTDGEEHYSYAMSLKDEDKKELQKDEKDRKDFRAPAGMVVWSRDSKRIALVRSDERKVADLWVINSLADPRPALETYRYEMPGEENQPQPEILVFDLASKARIKVKADKFKDPAFDIFTAPRRALDRERDDPPPAQWLSDTSDKLYFARQSRDLHGLDVCVADTATGEVKVLIEERLNTYVDAQDLRLLGGGKEMIWWSERDGWGHYYLYDGDGRLKTQLTSGEFVGQGIERIDEKARVLYFAACGREPGEDPYYTHLYRVNLDGSGLKQLDKGDASHNADMDDACRWFVDSFSRVDQAPRSELRDAAGGLVCELEATDVSALLAAGFKYPEPFKVKADDGITDLYGVMYKPFDFDPGARYPIIAYVYPGPQTESVSKTFAPRNANVALAQLGFVVIEVGNRGGHPSRSKWYHNYGYGNLRDYGLADKKRAIEELAVRHPFIDIDRVGIYGHSGGGFMSTAAMLVYPDFFKVAVSSSGNHENNVYNRWWSEKHHGVREAADQDGNTKFEYSIEKNSEIARNLKGRLLITTGDMDDNVHPANTLRLASALIRANKRFDFFVFPGQRHGYGDMGDYWFWIRADYFCRWLLGDFSQSVDLVELQREKEQAGAKKPR; this comes from the coding sequence ATGTCGTTCCAGAACGCTTCCCGCCGGGCCGCCGTCGTCGCGGCCGCCGCCATCGTCCTTTTCGCCTCGATCGCCTCGCACCCCGGCCGGGCCGCCGCGCCGGAGGGAAAGAAGGCCAACTACGAGCTGGCCGCGCGCTGGACGCCGGCCAAGGTCGGCAAGCTCGTCTTCGACACGGCCGTGACGCCGCACTGGCTCGAGACCGGCGACCGCTTCTGGTACAGCTACGAGACCGCCCAGGGCCGTCGCTGGATGATCGTCGATCCGGCCGCCCGGACGAAAAAGCCCCTCTTCGACAACGCCAGGATGGCCGCCGGGCTGACGCGCATCCTCCTCTCCCCCTACGACGCCCAGCACCTGCCGATCAAGACGATCAAGTTCATCAGGAAGGACACGGCCATCCAGTTCGAGGTCGAGGTGCCCAAGGACAACGACATCCTCGTCAACGGCAAGATCGTCAAGGCCTCCGAGATCGCCAAGGAGGAGGAAAAGGCCCAGGACCAGGACAAGCAGAAGGACAAGGAAAAGGAGCAGGACACCCGGAAGAACAAGGAGGCCGAGAAGGCCAAGGAGCCGGAGAAGAAGACCAAGGTCCTGGCCTTCACCTGCGAGCTCGCGACCGGGAAGCTGGCCCTGGTCGAGGACTACAAGGCGCCGGTCAAGCGGCCCCGCTGGGCCTCGGTCTCGCCGGACGAGAAGACGGTCGTCTTCGCCCGGGGCGAGAACCTGTTCATGATGGACGCCGAGAGCTTCCGGCTGGCCCGGAAGAAGGCCGACGACAAGGACGTCAAGGAAGTTCAGCTGACGACCGACGGCGAGGAGCATTATTCCTACGCCATGTCCCTCAAGGACGAGGACAAGAAGGAGCTCCAGAAGGACGAGAAGGACCGCAAGGACTTCCGGGCCCCCGCGGGCATGGTCGTCTGGTCCCGCGACTCGAAGAGGATCGCCCTCGTCCGCAGCGACGAGCGCAAGGTCGCCGACCTGTGGGTCATCAATTCGCTGGCCGATCCCCGGCCGGCCCTCGAGACCTACCGCTACGAGATGCCGGGCGAGGAGAACCAGCCCCAGCCCGAGATCCTGGTCTTCGACCTGGCCAGCAAGGCCAGGATCAAGGTCAAGGCCGACAAGTTCAAGGACCCGGCCTTCGACATCTTCACGGCGCCGCGCCGGGCCCTCGACCGCGAGAGGGACGACCCGCCGCCGGCCCAGTGGCTGTCCGACACGTCCGACAAGCTCTACTTCGCCCGCCAGTCGCGCGACCTCCACGGCCTCGACGTCTGCGTCGCCGACACGGCCACCGGCGAGGTCAAGGTCCTCATCGAGGAGCGCCTGAACACCTACGTCGACGCCCAGGACCTCCGCCTCCTCGGCGGCGGCAAGGAGATGATCTGGTGGTCCGAACGCGACGGCTGGGGCCACTATTACCTCTACGACGGCGACGGCCGGCTCAAGACCCAGCTCACGTCCGGCGAGTTCGTCGGCCAGGGCATCGAGCGGATCGACGAGAAGGCCCGGGTCCTCTATTTCGCGGCCTGCGGACGGGAGCCGGGCGAAGACCCGTACTACACCCACCTCTATCGGGTCAACCTGGACGGATCGGGGCTCAAGCAGCTCGACAAGGGCGACGCGTCCCATAACGCCGACATGGACGACGCCTGCCGCTGGTTCGTCGACAGCTTCTCCCGGGTCGACCAGGCCCCCCGGTCGGAGCTCCGCGACGCGGCCGGCGGCCTCGTCTGCGAGCTCGAGGCGACGGACGTCTCGGCCCTCCTGGCGGCCGGCTTCAAGTACCCGGAGCCGTTCAAGGTCAAGGCCGACGACGGCATCACCGACCTCTACGGGGTCATGTACAAGCCCTTCGATTTCGACCCCGGCGCCAGGTACCCGATCATCGCCTACGTCTATCCCGGGCCGCAGACGGAAAGCGTCTCCAAGACCTTCGCGCCCCGCAACGCCAACGTCGCCCTGGCTCAGCTCGGCTTCGTCGTCATCGAGGTCGGCAACCGCGGCGGCCACCCGTCGCGGTCCAAGTGGTACCACAACTACGGCTACGGCAACCTCCGCGACTACGGGCTGGCCGACAAGAAGCGGGCCATCGAGGAGCTGGCCGTCCGTCACCCCTTCATCGATATCGACCGGGTCGGCATCTACGGCCACTCCGGCGGCGGCTTCATGTCCACGGCGGCCATGCTCGTCTACCCGGACTTCTTCAAGGTCGCCGTCTCCTCCTCGGGCAACCACGAGAACAACGTCTACAACCGCTGGTGGAGCGAGAAGCATCACGGCGTCAGGGAGGCCGCGGACCAGGACGGCAACACGAAGTTCGAGTACTCGATCGAGAAGAACTCCGAGATCGCCAGGAACCTCAAGGGCCGCCTCCTGATCACGACCGGCGACATGGACGACAACGTCCACCCGGCCAACACCCTGCGCCTGGCCTCGGCCCTGATCCGGGCCAACAAGCGCTTCGACTTTTTCGTCTTCCCCGGCCAGCGCCACGGCTACGGCGACATGGGCGACTACTGGTTCTGGATCCGGGCCGACTACTTCTGCCGCTGGCTGCTGGGAGACTTCTCCCAGAGCGTCGATCTCGTCGAGCTCCAGCGGGAAAAGGAGCAGGCCGGCGCCAAGAAGCCGCGCTGA